One Isachenkonia alkalipeptolytica genomic region harbors:
- a CDS encoding transposase, with translation EYPAIGSKLWKDHFWSRSYCLLTTGGAPLEVIKNYIESQGEK, from the coding sequence GAGTATCCTGCCATAGGAAGTAAACTTTGGAAAGACCATTTTTGGTCAAGGAGTTACTGTTTACTTACAACCGGAGGAGCCCCGTTGGAGGTTATAAAAAACTATATTGAAAGCCAGGGGGAAAAGTGA